A single Coregonus clupeaformis isolate EN_2021a chromosome 39, ASM2061545v1, whole genome shotgun sequence DNA region contains:
- the LOC121554257 gene encoding synaptopodin-2, whose amino-acid sequence MGTGDCICVTVRGGAPWGFSLCEGEGDAYRPLQVYQVEEGGHASLAGVCEGDEVVSLNGEPSGDLSLSEAIALIDACVDCLQLLVKRCCALTPQEFNSEETYFGTRESSGEALESTNLRILSLGRSQSPRELYIAESQDEAYYGEMESDTEAPRGTHLVRTQLCVPAPGECSGPESQLLGGGGDRGRAGPQGGSFSPGAMVELQLSLAEHTLEDPVCTSLGSALGIEGEIQAREALQNKALLHTTTHSLYVCGPAREPLSQHGVVEITLQHPAVGRGSPRLVEVVGAYGASGSVGGAPRKEGAGQSQGAPTSFTVSFGIPEEGAEPAEEPDSDSEKDLGKPNKHRARHARLRRSESLSDKQVKEAKSKCKRIAILLNAGTPNPNNKGVLMFKRHRQRAKKYTLVSYGTGESEPEYEDDDSEEEEDYDERNTRAIEFTLVATTSESELDEDFITNAQGGGRVITCDWDTGLLEIERKLNSGEEMEQLPNTTGKGATMFAQRRQRMDEIATEHEEMRRQGIPVEGVQEVEKHAAYQQLEERSYMQATTESQAYMDVNVHQKQQQQYQQYQEQQYYEQQQQQQQQQYQQQQQYQQQQQYEPQHYNQQQQYQQQQYQQQQQYHQQQEYKQQQQIQQYSSNMNGVANHQTNEMQSSMSNRTPQPFSVQNQVPAPFPPPVSGNNQEALGQGEQIASRDERISTPAIKSGILQDTRNRFKDKPMFNFKQAPKVPPNPELMNLLNRSDKKLDFELVTEEDYLSLGAEACNFLQSPRVKHKTPPPVAPKPIINPNSPPWSPQPELANQELLLHAENSVPAPATASEPESAPAPELEPTPAPAPEPSPPLAPQEVPANTPSPEKHTWSPPGSQVEMQPQQAPAWGGNGPSPPQPHSQPEPQVSSKAPLQTQAQQQPPQQPPVSTWTPAEMKPQAPAPSQSPSQLPWVTPQPPPPQPQAQPQPPMNYWAPAPAQSQPQWAQPQEQAQAQPPWVQPQEQVQQQPQPPWAQPQEQVQQQLQPPWTQPQEQAQAQPPWVQPQEQAQQQPQPPWAQPQEQVQQQPQPPWTQPQEQAQAQPPWVQPQEQVQQQPQPPWAQPQEQVRQQPQPPWVLPQEQVQQQPQPPWGQQPQPPQQAWPQAQTQAQPQPPWVSSPQPPMNAWTPPQSQAQPPQPPWAQPAQPQPQPHMNTWAQAPAQTQVQLPWAQQPQEQAQLPINAWTPDQNQAQPQSPWAQTTPTQSPPQQSWEQPPPQQAPPQPPMNAWAPAQAQPQTHTSTWAPQPQQAPVNTQTPMDRVGQPSPKPGNAPQNAPRCTPPPRPHRMNSYTLGERSSSPLINPMASVLVPVRGMGSALSMPAVTGKGADLFAKRQSRMEKYVVDSDTVLAATAQAAQQAQAATAQENKARPTSPSPSVPHSWKYSPNCRAPPTSNYNPIQSPSYPPGAIKQPPSSSPAAKAKKGKGKPACKPLAVIDVMKHQPYQLNASLFTYGPAVEAAEAAKAAAPKPAPAPAPVPPNQNQPIRYEQLSPVQPAGPMNAPYPQLPQPPQQPYGMPPQPHMHDSPYHQVPSNAYQPPNNPYQQAPAGPYQQPYYPPYQQAPPAPYQPQPHPQPQAPNPSYQPTPQGPYQPAHSPPYQAVPQAPYQPLTPSTYVVPSFPIAAKPESISGGSTAPKPRFMAKKSSAQVWKPVAAEKDQRDFENIESTRIEEKKVVQEFGRSYTLSPPAVRAPSLGLWSSSGSPFPSYKPPAQASSSQAPPERQMSWLDRSHKPPSPWEAAAHHPMGLVDEAFAFQNPQHAIAFNVRSAAQRKLLPEPPAEWKARVSYDPPRKTEGWNPNQRWNQRQSRSQSWGQSQGQNQDQSRGQSQSQGQNQGQSQSYSRVVPLFLSPTKSIASAPAGPTGYRSLPRQWQPQRSLTETNIGPSGASHGYGRPLGGQQQPSYRSVYHTNWSWRR is encoded by the exons GTGGAAGAGGGGGGTCATGCGTCCCTGGCCGGGGTCTGCGAGGGGGATGAGGTGGTGTCGCTGAATGGGGAACCCAGCGGCGACCTTTCCCTCTCAGAAGCTATTGCTCTCATTGACGCCTGTGTCGACTGCCTGCAATTACTGGTCAAAAG ATGCTGCGCACTAACCCCCCAGGAATTTAATTCAGAGGAGACCTACTTTGGCACAAGGGAGTCCTCTGGCGAGGCTTTGGAAAGCACCAACCTCCGCATCCTTTCCCTTGGCAGGTCCCAATCACCCAGGGAGCTCTACATCGCCGAGTCCCAGGATGAGGCTTACTatggggagatggagagtgacaCAGAGGCCCCCAGAGGGACCCACCTGGTCCGCACCCAGCTCTGCGTGCCCGCGCCTGGGGAGTGCAGCGGCCCAGAGTCACAGTTACTCGGAGGGGGAGGGGACAGAGGTCGAGCGGGACCCCAGGGAGGGAGTTTCTCCCCGGGGGCAATGGTGGAGCTCCAGTTGTCCCTCGCTGAACACACCCTGGAGGATCCCGTCTGCACCTCCCTGGGGAGTGCTCTTGGAATAGAGGGGGAGATCCAGGCGAGAGAAGCCCTCCAGAACAAGGCCCTCCTCCACACCACCACCCACTCGCTCTACGTCTGTGGCCCAGCTAGGGAGCCCCTGAGTCAGCATGGAGTGGTGGAGATCACCCTGCAGCACCCCGCTGTCGGGAGGGGCTCTCCACGTCTGGTAGAGGTGGTGGGTGCCTATGGGGCCAGTGGAAGTGTTGGTGGAGCCCCAAGAAAGGAAGGAGCAGGGCAAAGCCAGGGAGCTCCCACCTCCTTCACCGTCTCCTTTGGAATTCCCGAAGAGGGGGCGGAGCCGGCAGAGGAGCCAGACTCGGATTCTGAGAAGGACCTTGGGAAACCCAACAAGCACCGGGCCAGGCACGCCA GGCTCAGGCGCAGTGAGAGCCTGTCAGACAAGCAGGTGAAGGAGGCCAAATCTAAATGTAAGCGTATTGCTATTCTTCTGAACGCTGGCACTCCCAACCCCAACAACAAGGGGGTGTTGATGTTCAAGAGGCATCGACAGAGGGCTAAGAAGTATACACTCGTCAGCTACGGCACCGGTGAGAGCGAACCAGAGTACGAGGACGACGACAGCGAGGAGGAGGAAGACTACGACGAAAGAAACACCAGGGCGATCGAATTCACCCTCGTAGCCACCACCAGCGAGTCAGAGCTTGACGAGGACTTCATTACTAATGCCCAGGGTGGAGGCAGAGTGATAACCTGCGACTGGGACACGGGACTACTCGAGATCGAGCGCAAGCTCAATTCCGGAGAGGAGATGGAGCAACTGCCCAACACCACGGGCAAGGGAGCCACGATGTTTGCCCAGCGCCGCCAGCGCATGGACGAGATCGCCACCGAACATGAGGAGATGAGGCGCCAGGGGATTCCTGTGGAGGGAGTGCAGGAGGTGGAGAAGCATGCGGCCTACCAGCAGTTGGAGGAGCGCTCGTACATGCAGGCCACCACAGAGAGCCAGGCCTACATGGATGTGAACGTGCACCAGAAGCAGCAGCAACAGTATCAGCAGTACCAAGAGCAGCAGTACTAtgagcagcaacagcagcagcagcaacagcaataccagcagcagcagcaataccagcagcaacaacagtacGAGCCGCAGCATTACAACCAGCAGCAGCAATACCAGCAGCAACAATATCAACAACAGCAGCAgtatcaccagcagcaagagtacAAACAGCAGCAGCAAATTCAACAGTACTCGTCTAACATGAATGGCGTGGCCAACCACCAAACCAATGAAATGCAGAGTTCCATGAGCAATCGAACCCCCCAACCCTTCTCGGTAcaaaaccaggtgcccgcacCATTTCCTCCCCCAGTGAGTGGGAACAACCAAGAGGCGCTGGGTCAGGGGGAGCAGATTGCCTCGCGCGACGAGCGCATTTCGACGCCGGCTATTAAGTCTGGGATCTTGCAGGACACAAGGAACAGGTTCAAGGACAAGCCAATGTTCAATTTCAAACAGGCTCCCAAAGTGCCACCCAACCCAGAGCTTATGAATCTCCTCAACAGGAGTGACAAGAAGTTGGATTTCGAGTTAGTCACGGAAGAGGACTACCTTAGTTTGGGGGCTGAGGCTTGCAACTTTCTCCAGTCACCAAGGGTCAAGCATAAGACGCCTCCACCAGTCGCTCCAAAGCCCATCATTAACCCCAACTCTCCGCCTTGGTCCCCTCAGCCTGAGCTGGCCAACCAGGAGTTGCTGCTGCATGCTGAAAATAGTGTCCCTGCACCTGCTACAGCCTCCGAGCCGGAATCCGCCCCTGCTCCAGAACTGGAGCCAACCCCTGCACCTGCCCCAGAACCCTCCCCCCCTCTTGCACCCCAGGAAGTTCCTGCCAACACCCCTTCTCCAGAAAAACACACATGGAGTCCCCCAGGGTCCCAGGTGGAGATGCAGCCCCAGCAAGCACCAGCCTGGGGAGGAAATGGACCTTCTCCACCTCAGCCTCATTCGCAACCCGAGCCTCAAGTGAGTTCCAAGGCTCCGCTGCAAACACAGGCACAACAGCAGCCACCACAGCAGCCACCCGTGAGTACTTGGACACCTGCTGAAATGAAGCCCCAGGCTCCAGCTCCAAGTCAGTCCCCATCACAGCTCCCTTGGGTGACTCCCCAACCTCCACCTCCTCAGCCTCAAGCTCAGCCTCAGCCACCGATGAATTATTGGGCTCCAGCACCTGCCCAGTCACAACCCCAATGGGCTCAACCTCAAGAGCAAGCACAGGCCCAGCCACCATGGGTTCAGCCTCAAGAACAAGTACAGCAACAGCCCCAGCCACCTTGGGCTCAGCCTCAAGAACAAGTTCAGCAACAGCTCCAGCCACCATGGACTCAGCCTCAAGAACAAGCACAGGCCCAGCCACCATGGGTTCAGCCTCAAGAACAAGCACAGCAACAGCCCCAGCCACCTTGGGCTCAGCCTCAAGAACAAGTTCAGCAACAGCCCCAGCCACCATGGACTCAGCCTCAAGAACAAGCACAGGCCCAGCCACCATGGGTTCAACCTCAAGAACAAGTTCAGCAACAGCCCCAGCCACCATGGGCTCAGCCTCAAGAACAAGTTCGGCAACAGCCCCAGCCACCTTGGGTTCTGCCTCAAGAACAAGTACAGCAACAGCCCCAGCCACCATGGGGTCAACAGCCTCAGCCTCCACAACAGGCTTGGCCCCAGGCCCAGACCCAGGCCCAGCCTCAGCCACCTTGGGTGTCATCACCTCAGCCTCCAATGAATGCATGGACACCACCacagagccaggcccagccaccaCAGCCACCTTGGGCCCAACcagcccaaccccaaccccaaccccataTGAATACATGGGCCCAAGCACCTGCTCAGACTCAGGTCCAGCTTCCCTGGGCCCAGCAACCTCAAGAGCAAGCACAGCTACCCATTAATGCCTGGACCCCAGATCAGAATCAGGCCCAGCCACAGTCACCTTGGGCCCAAACAACTCCAACCCAATCCCCACCCCAGCAAAGCTGGGAACAGCCACCTCCACAGCAGGCACCCCCACAGCCACCAATGAATGCATGGGCCCCGGCTCAGGCACAGCCTCAGACACACACAAGTACCTGGGCCCCACAACCACAGCAAGCACCAGTGAATACTCAGACCCCGATGGACAGAGTGGGTCAACCTTCTCCGAAACCTGGGAATGCGCCACAAAATGCTCCCCGTTGTACTCCTCCGCCTCGCCCACACCGAATGAATTCTTACACGCTTGGAGAAAGGTCATCATCACCCCTCATCAATCCAATGGCCAGCGTCTTGGTACCAGTGCGAGGCATGGGCTCGGCTTTGTCGATGCCAGCTGTTACGGGGAAAGGAGCTGATTTGTTCGCCAAGAGGCAGTCTCGTATGGAGAAGTATGTTGTGGATTCGGACACTGTGTTGGCAGCCACTGCACAGGCAGCCCAGCAAGCCCAGGCAGCCACTGCGCAGGAAAACAAGGCAAGGCCCACATCGCCTTCTCCCTCTGTACCTCATTCGTGGAAATATTCACCCAATTGCAGAGCTCCCCCTACATCAAATTACAACCCCATACAGTCCCCGTCCTACCCACCAGGGGCCATTAAGCAACCCCCTTCATCTAGCCCTGCAGCCAAAGCCAAGAAAGGGAAAGGCAAACCTGCCTGCAAACCCCTTGCTGTTATAGATGTCATGAAACATCAGCCGTATCAGCTCAATGCCTCCCTCTTTACGTATGgcccagcagtggaggctgccgAGGCTGCCAAGGCCGCTGCACCAAAGCCTGCCCcagcccctgccccagtcccTCCAAACCAAAACCAACCAATCAGATATGAGCAACTTTCCCCTGTCCAGCCGGCTGGACCAATGAATGCTCCCTATCCACAGCTGCCCCAGCCCCCTCAGCAGCCCTATGGGATGCCCCCTCAACCACACATGCACGATAGTCCCTACCACCAAGTCCCATCTAATGCTTACCAGCCACCTAACAATCCCTACCAGCAAGCTCCTGCAGGCCCTTACCAACAACCATATTATCCCCCTTACCAACAAGCCCCTCCAGCTCCTTATcaaccccagccccatccccagccccaagCTCCAAACCCTTCCTACCAACCGACCCCCCAAGGTCCTTATCAGCCAGCCCATAGCCCCCCTTACCAAGCAGTACCCCAAGCCCCCTACCAGCCACTAACTCCCAGTACCTATGTGGTCCCCAGCTTTCCCATAGCGGCAAAGCCTGAGTCCATCTCTGGGGGCAGCACCGCTCCAAAGCCCAGGTTCATGGCCAAAAAGAGTTCAGCCCAGGTATGGAAGCCAGTAGCTGCAGAGAAAGA CCAAAGGGACTTTGAGAACATAGAGTCAACTAGAATAGAGGAGAAGAAAGTTGTGCAG GAGTTTGGCAGGAGCTACACTCTGTCCCCACCCGCTGTAAGAGCACCATCGCTGGGCCTCTGGTCATCGTCTGGGTCCCCCTTCCCCTCATACAAACCCCCGGCCCAGGCCTCATCTTCTCAGGCACCCCCGGAGAGGCAGATGTCATGGCTGGACAGGAGTCACAAGCCTCCTTCCCCCTGGGAGGCCGCAGCCCACCACCCCATGGGCCTGGTTGACGAGGCCTTCGCTTTCCAGAACCCCCAGCATGCCATCGCCTTCAACGTGCGCTCGGCTGCCCAGCGCAAGCTCCTCCCTGAGCCCCCTGCCGAGTGGAAGGCTAGGGTGTCCTACGATCCTCCCAGGAAGACTGAGGGATGGAACCCAAACCAGAGATGGAACCAGAGGCAGAGCCGGAGTCAGAGCTGGGGTCAGAGCCAGGGTCAGAACCAGGATCAGAGCCGGGGTCAGAGCCAGAGTCAGGGTCAGAACCAGGGTCAGAGTCAGAGTTACAGCAGAGTTGTGCCTCTGTTCCTGTCCCCGACCAAGAGCATAGCTTCAGCCCCCGCCGGTCCGACTGGCTACAGGTCCCTGCCCAGACAGTGGCAGCCACAGAGGTCCCTGACGGAGACCAACATCGGGCCCTCTGGGGCTAGTCATGGGTACGGAAGGCCTCTGGGAGGCCAGCAGCAGCCGAGCTACAGATCTGTGTACCACACtaactggagctggagacgctaG